A genomic region of Planococcus kocurii contains the following coding sequences:
- a CDS encoding ornithine cyclodeaminase family protein, translating into MLIINEQQIQQQYGMREAIRDVTAMLQAKERGQINNPHRTVLGFPERQASALYMPSADMVNKVSSVKVVTIFPENPAQGKPTTQGVILLSDGDNGEHVAMMTASYLTRLRTGALSGIATDLLARQESRVLTVIGTGGMAFEQVLGVVAVRPIEKIILVNRTPEKAHRFGERLVEFGINLPYIVETNVSSAVQQADIICCATRSNDPVFNGDDVKPGTHINGVGSYLPTMREVDETTILRADKIVADDLPGVKDEAGELIYTVETGAWSFDQLHAELGQVVVGDVAGRESQSEITFFKCVGAAYFDLAVAKGVYNKISAMGTGMEVQL; encoded by the coding sequence ATGCTTATCATCAACGAACAGCAGATTCAGCAACAATACGGAATGCGTGAGGCGATCCGTGACGTAACGGCCATGCTTCAAGCAAAAGAACGAGGCCAGATCAATAACCCGCATCGCACCGTTCTTGGATTTCCAGAACGACAAGCGTCCGCGTTGTATATGCCAAGTGCGGACATGGTCAATAAAGTTTCAAGCGTGAAAGTGGTGACGATATTCCCGGAAAACCCAGCGCAAGGAAAGCCGACGACACAAGGTGTTATTTTATTGTCAGACGGCGATAATGGCGAGCATGTGGCGATGATGACGGCTTCGTATTTAACGCGGTTGCGCACAGGTGCACTCAGTGGCATTGCGACGGATCTGCTGGCGCGACAAGAAAGCCGCGTACTGACCGTAATCGGTACAGGCGGCATGGCGTTCGAGCAAGTGCTTGGCGTAGTAGCCGTGAGACCCATCGAAAAAATAATTTTAGTAAACCGCACACCAGAAAAAGCACACCGTTTTGGTGAGCGACTTGTCGAATTCGGGATCAATCTTCCCTACATCGTGGAAACCAACGTGTCGTCCGCAGTTCAGCAAGCAGACATCATTTGCTGTGCGACTCGTTCAAACGATCCGGTGTTTAACGGAGACGATGTAAAACCCGGAACCCATATTAACGGTGTCGGTTCTTATTTGCCAACCATGCGCGAAGTTGACGAAACAACCATCTTGCGTGCTGACAAAATCGTTGCTGACGATTTGCCAGGTGTTAAAGACGAAGCAGGCGAATTGATTTACACGGTCGAAACCGGGGCGTGGTCATTTGATCAGCTACACGCAGAGCTTGGGCAAGTTGTAGTCGGAGACGTTGCAGGGCGTGAGTCACAATCGGAAATTACATTCTTCAAATGTGTAGGTGCTGCTTATTTTGATTTAGCAGTAGCCAAAGGTGTGTACAACAAAATCAGTGCAATGGGGACAGGTATGGAAGTTCAATTGTAA
- a CDS encoding MFS transporter: protein MDKKQTRKVLTASLVGSSIEWFDYFLYGTMAALVFNQIFFVNEDPTVGLMLAYASFALSFFIRPFGGIIFSHIGDRIGRKKTLVITLSMMGFATFAMGLLPTYQAIGVAAPILLITLRLIQGLGIGGEWGGALLLATEYAPPEKRGFFGSIPQMGVTIGMMMGTLALYIMTLLPEAAFMSWGWRVPFILSAFLVVFGLWIRKGIDETPEFKAVQASGEIPKLPIVETLKYHWREVLIAIGAKVVETAPFYIFGTFVVSYATTNLEFSRTATLAAVMIATVITTILIPIMGALSDRVGRKKMYVTGAVAMGLFAFPYFWMLQQGSVILLIVATIIGLGVIWAPITAVLGTMFSEIFDAKVRYTGVTLGYQIGAALAGGTAPLVATFLLATFDNSYVPVALYIMLTAVISLLSIWAVKDLSGTQNQAKAAALVAKESRA, encoded by the coding sequence ATGGATAAAAAGCAAACACGCAAAGTATTAACCGCAAGTCTTGTCGGCAGTTCGATTGAATGGTTTGATTATTTTTTATACGGCACGATGGCAGCATTGGTTTTCAATCAAATCTTTTTCGTCAATGAAGACCCAACTGTTGGACTCATGCTCGCATATGCATCGTTCGCATTATCATTTTTTATTCGTCCATTTGGCGGCATCATCTTTAGTCATATTGGTGACCGCATTGGCCGCAAAAAAACATTGGTCATCACATTAAGTATGATGGGCTTTGCGACATTCGCCATGGGCTTATTGCCAACCTATCAAGCAATTGGCGTGGCAGCACCAATTTTGTTAATCACATTACGATTGATTCAAGGACTTGGCATCGGCGGCGAATGGGGCGGAGCATTATTACTGGCAACCGAATATGCACCACCTGAAAAGCGCGGATTTTTTGGCAGTATCCCGCAAATGGGCGTAACCATCGGAATGATGATGGGAACGTTGGCTTTGTATATTATGACGTTATTGCCAGAAGCGGCGTTTATGAGTTGGGGCTGGCGCGTACCGTTCATTTTAAGTGCATTTCTTGTGGTGTTTGGCTTGTGGATTCGTAAAGGAATCGACGAAACGCCAGAATTTAAAGCAGTTCAAGCATCGGGAGAAATTCCGAAATTGCCGATTGTTGAGACGTTGAAATACCACTGGCGCGAAGTATTGATCGCCATTGGAGCAAAAGTTGTGGAAACAGCACCCTTTTACATTTTCGGAACGTTCGTCGTATCTTACGCAACCACAAATCTTGAGTTTTCAAGAACTGCTACACTCGCAGCAGTTATGATTGCAACGGTTATCACAACGATTTTAATCCCGATTATGGGAGCGTTATCTGACCGTGTTGGACGTAAGAAAATGTATGTGACGGGGGCAGTAGCGATGGGCTTGTTCGCTTTTCCCTATTTCTGGATGTTGCAGCAAGGCTCTGTTATTTTATTGATTGTCGCAACAATCATCGGGCTCGGTGTTATTTGGGCGCCAATCACAGCGGTTCTTGGCACTATGTTCTCTGAGATTTTCGATGCGAAAGTACGTTATACAGGCGTTACATTAGGTTACCAAATTGGTGCAGCATTAGCAGGAGGAACAGCGCCTTTAGTCGCAACTTTCTTGCTCGCAACATTTGATAACTCATACGTACCGGTGGCACTTTACATCATGTTAACAGCAGTCATTTCATTGTTGTCCATTTGGGCAGTAAAAGATTTAAGCGGTACACAAAATCAAGCAAAAGCAGCAGCGTTAGTAGCAAAGGAAAGTCGCGCTTAG
- a CDS encoding helix-turn-helix domain-containing protein, translating to MSHGTIGVTLKNLRKERNMTLKELAEQTAVSISFLSQVERGKSSVTLESLRKIADALNVDPSLFFANETEKTGWATRLEGFHYQDLSHGVQATNLVPMLVTMKPAESEGNPFAHSGYEFLFVVEGVLTVEVDDARTELTEHQSILFDARKKHYWFNLTDQDVRFLLVSSKTN from the coding sequence ATGTCACATGGAACAATTGGGGTTACCTTAAAAAACCTTCGCAAAGAGCGAAACATGACGTTGAAAGAGCTAGCGGAGCAAACCGCTGTCTCCATTAGTTTCTTGTCGCAAGTCGAGCGTGGAAAATCGAGTGTGACACTGGAATCTTTGCGGAAAATAGCAGATGCTTTAAATGTCGATCCCAGTCTTTTTTTCGCAAATGAAACCGAAAAAACCGGTTGGGCGACGCGTCTTGAAGGATTTCATTACCAAGATTTGTCTCATGGTGTTCAAGCAACGAATTTAGTACCGATGCTCGTGACGATGAAGCCCGCTGAATCAGAAGGCAATCCATTTGCCCATAGCGGCTATGAATTTTTGTTTGTCGTGGAAGGCGTGCTGACCGTCGAAGTGGACGACGCACGCACCGAGTTAACTGAGCATCAATCGATCTTGTTTGATGCGCGCAAAAAGCATTACTGGTTCAACTTAACAGATCAAGATGTACGATTTTTACTAGTATCATCCAAAACGAATTAA
- a CDS encoding DUF1801 domain-containing protein translates to MHPIKDPQVDEFIDRLENPEHEIVSELRTLVFEAYPEMDEGFKWSNPSYAKEGLVCYMQTAKGHVNFGFYRGAELRDESNLLQGDGNKMRHVRLNRTDDIRADELKLLIWDAVELNRR, encoded by the coding sequence ATGCATCCAATCAAAGATCCGCAAGTAGATGAATTTATCGACAGACTGGAAAATCCAGAACACGAAATCGTCTCAGAGCTTCGCACATTGGTGTTCGAAGCCTACCCAGAAATGGACGAAGGCTTTAAATGGTCTAATCCCAGTTACGCGAAAGAAGGCCTCGTCTGCTATATGCAAACTGCCAAAGGCCACGTTAATTTCGGATTTTACCGCGGTGCCGAGCTTCGTGACGAATCCAATCTATTGCAAGGTGACGGCAATAAAATGCGCCATGTGCGACTAAACCGAACCGATGACATTCGAGCTGATGAGTTGAAGCTGCTGATTTGGGACGCAGTAGAGTTAAATAGGAGATGA
- a CDS encoding class I SAM-dependent methyltransferase, whose protein sequence is MLGYYSSLSAEVYDLDKPIGSSFGDIEYYLERLASCKGRILEPAVGTGRMLVPLLENGFQVDGFDVSEEMLQVCRANCKERGLSPELFNAKMESFSIDAKYAAIVIPTGTFLLLYEREKSLQALQNFYSHLETGGRLIVDLHVPSGIELEKTSTRKWQATNGDTLTVESKKVEVDWIQQHFVSQGRYERWHEGRLVETELERYPMRWYGVEEFTAILEAIGFTDVTITTDYQFGNYPKNADAIITFEATK, encoded by the coding sequence GTGTTAGGGTATTACAGCAGTTTGTCAGCGGAAGTTTACGATCTCGATAAGCCAATCGGCAGTTCGTTTGGAGACATTGAGTATTACTTAGAGCGGCTCGCTTCATGTAAAGGCCGCATACTAGAACCGGCAGTTGGTACAGGACGCATGCTTGTGCCGTTGTTGGAAAATGGATTTCAGGTTGATGGTTTTGACGTGTCTGAAGAAATGCTGCAAGTGTGTCGTGCCAATTGCAAAGAACGTGGATTATCGCCGGAGTTGTTCAATGCAAAAATGGAGTCGTTTTCAATTGATGCAAAATATGCGGCAATTGTTATACCGACAGGGACGTTCTTATTGCTCTATGAACGTGAAAAATCGCTGCAAGCTTTGCAGAATTTTTACAGCCATTTAGAAACAGGGGGCAGGTTGATTGTCGATCTACATGTGCCATCGGGCATTGAACTCGAGAAAACTTCCACACGTAAGTGGCAAGCTACTAATGGCGACACGTTGACAGTAGAAAGTAAGAAGGTCGAAGTAGACTGGATTCAACAACATTTCGTCTCGCAAGGACGCTATGAACGCTGGCATGAGGGACGGTTGGTTGAGACGGAGCTCGAACGCTATCCTATGCGTTGGTACGGGGTTGAAGAATTCACAGCGATTCTCGAAGCGATTGGTTTTACTGACGTTACAATTACAACAGACTATCAGTTTGGCAACTACCCAAAAAATGCAGACGCTATCATCACTTTTGAAGCGACGAAATAA
- a CDS encoding DUF5316 domain-containing protein, translating into MKYFLIGTVIALVGVLVAYATMDWSLVSIISGIAAGIALIWGVLALGAGKNKSTRTTSSEKRREKQQRVTKMKNAVMIAVPNMVAVIVNLIMIS; encoded by the coding sequence ATGAAATACTTTTTAATTGGAACAGTCATTGCCTTGGTTGGCGTGCTGGTTGCTTATGCAACGATGGATTGGTCACTAGTTTCGATTATTAGCGGCATCGCTGCCGGCATTGCGTTGATTTGGGGCGTCTTGGCGCTAGGAGCTGGCAAAAATAAATCAACAAGAACAACAAGTTCTGAAAAACGTCGAGAAAAACAACAGCGCGTAACGAAAATGAAAAATGCAGTTATGATTGCTGTGCCGAATATGGTTGCAGTTATCGTGAACTTAATCATGATTTCATAA
- a CDS encoding ABC transporter permease, which produces MRTLALIKRIMLQLLRDKRTMALLFFAPLLVLTLMYFFFNGDSQNPKLAVVGGNESLIAAMEEVSIEAISYDTADNQTIITDELAGLLKITEGHFQVVLENNDPTTSRILLMRITQVASMQAGNSAPTRIATEYIYGDAETAFFDVLGPLLVGFFVFFFVFLISGIGLLKERVSGTLERLLATPIRRWEIVLAYLTGFGIFAVIQTIIVVFYSIQVLDMVMVGQVWHVIVVNLLLALVALTLGILLSTFASSEFQMVQFIPIVVIPQIFFAGIIPLEGMADWLQNLSRIMPLYYAADALKAIMYRGEGLADVASNLLALAVFAVVFIFLNIFALKRYRKL; this is translated from the coding sequence ATGAGAACTTTGGCATTGATCAAACGGATTATGTTGCAGCTGCTACGTGACAAAAGAACAATGGCGTTGTTATTTTTTGCGCCTCTACTTGTTCTGACCTTGATGTATTTTTTCTTTAACGGAGACTCTCAAAATCCGAAACTTGCTGTTGTCGGAGGAAATGAATCTTTGATTGCAGCAATGGAAGAGGTGTCGATTGAGGCGATTTCTTACGACACTGCTGACAATCAAACCATTATTACCGATGAATTAGCTGGACTGCTAAAAATAACAGAAGGCCATTTTCAGGTGGTTCTAGAAAATAATGATCCAACTACGTCTCGGATACTGCTAATGCGGATTACGCAAGTGGCATCGATGCAAGCTGGAAACAGTGCTCCTACTCGTATTGCCACAGAATATATTTACGGAGACGCGGAAACGGCGTTTTTTGATGTACTGGGTCCACTACTTGTTGGCTTTTTCGTTTTCTTTTTCGTCTTTTTGATTTCTGGCATCGGTTTGTTGAAAGAACGAGTATCGGGAACTTTGGAACGGTTACTGGCGACACCGATTCGCCGCTGGGAAATTGTTCTGGCGTACTTAACGGGCTTTGGTATTTTTGCTGTAATCCAGACGATCATTGTGGTGTTTTACTCTATACAAGTATTGGATATGGTCATGGTCGGTCAGGTGTGGCACGTGATTGTTGTCAACTTGCTACTCGCTTTAGTGGCGCTGACGCTCGGCATTTTGCTGTCGACTTTCGCGTCGTCGGAATTTCAAATGGTTCAGTTTATTCCGATTGTCGTCATTCCACAAATCTTCTTTGCGGGTATTATTCCACTGGAAGGAATGGCTGATTGGCTGCAAAATCTCAGTCGCATCATGCCTTTGTATTACGCGGCTGATGCGTTAAAAGCCATTATGTACAGAGGTGAAGGATTGGCTGATGTGGCTAGTAACCTGCTGGCGCTCGCTGTCTTTGCGGTAGTTTTCATCTTCCTGAACATTTTTGCTTTAAAGCGTTACCGAAAATTATAA
- a CDS encoding ABC transporter ATP-binding protein, with protein MDTSISISKLSKIYKKTTVLKNVDLTVARGEIFGLIGPSGSGKTTLVKLIVGIESASSGTVEVLGKQIPNLTLLENIGYMAQSDALYPELTGKENLAFFASLYTMKKAVLKERIAYAADLVQLTDELSKKVSAYSGGMKRRLSLAIALVHDPQILILDEPTVGIDPELRLSIWRELMLLKSEQGKTIIVTTHVMDEAEKCDRIAMVREGGILVSGTPGELKEAYGAANLEEVFLQAGRAAR; from the coding sequence ATGGACACGAGTATCTCCATCAGTAAGCTCAGCAAAATATACAAGAAGACGACGGTATTAAAAAACGTAGATTTAACAGTTGCACGTGGTGAAATTTTTGGTTTGATTGGACCATCCGGGTCAGGTAAAACGACTTTGGTCAAGCTGATTGTTGGGATCGAATCGGCTAGCAGTGGAACAGTAGAAGTACTCGGAAAACAGATACCCAATTTGACCTTGCTTGAGAACATTGGTTATATGGCACAATCGGATGCCTTATATCCAGAATTGACGGGCAAAGAAAATTTGGCTTTTTTCGCTTCGCTGTACACCATGAAAAAAGCAGTATTGAAAGAACGAATTGCTTATGCAGCAGATTTAGTTCAACTGACTGACGAATTGAGTAAGAAGGTGTCAGCTTATTCAGGTGGCATGAAGCGGCGATTGTCTTTGGCAATTGCCTTAGTTCACGATCCGCAAATTTTGATTTTAGATGAGCCAACCGTCGGCATCGATCCGGAACTTCGCTTATCGATTTGGCGCGAATTGATGTTATTGAAAAGCGAGCAAGGCAAGACCATTATCGTAACGACGCATGTCATGGACGAAGCAGAAAAATGCGACCGTATTGCGATGGTTCGTGAAGGCGGAATTCTGGTCAGTGGAACACCGGGCGAATTGAAAGAGGCTTATGGTGCGGCAAATTTAGAAGAGGTCTTTTTGCAAGCAGGGAGGGCTGCACGATGA
- a CDS encoding GNAT family N-acetyltransferase: protein MFVHKIDEELSLKLQELRDAERIFALTDASRDYLREWLPWLDFTTELQDTKDFIKSGSRNFVEGKSLGAVIIYKGEIVGIGGFNNINHANKTAYIGYWLGQEYQGNGIMTRVAKALTDYALTELKLNKVEIRVAAENHKSRSIPERLGYTQEGTIRQAEWLYDHYVDHVVYGMLSDAHNGTSTK from the coding sequence ATGTTTGTCCACAAAATCGATGAAGAACTATCACTGAAGCTTCAAGAACTACGTGATGCAGAACGGATTTTTGCATTGACTGATGCATCAAGAGATTATTTAAGAGAATGGCTACCTTGGCTCGATTTTACAACCGAGTTGCAAGACACGAAAGACTTTATTAAATCCGGCAGCCGTAATTTTGTTGAAGGAAAAAGTCTGGGGGCAGTCATTATTTACAAAGGGGAAATTGTCGGTATTGGCGGCTTCAACAACATCAATCATGCCAATAAAACCGCTTATATTGGCTACTGGCTCGGACAAGAATATCAAGGCAACGGCATCATGACGCGTGTCGCTAAAGCATTAACTGACTATGCACTGACCGAACTCAAGCTCAACAAAGTCGAAATTCGCGTAGCTGCTGAAAACCATAAGAGCCGCAGTATTCCGGAACGACTGGGCTATACACAAGAAGGTACCATTCGCCAAGCCGAATGGTTATACGATCATTATGTCGACCACGTCGTATATGGCATGCTTTCAGACGCGCATAACGGAACTTCAACAAAGTAG
- a CDS encoding four-helix bundle copper-binding protein has protein sequence MAHEQHAELIQTLHDCAAACNHCFDACLQEDDVKMMAGCIRLDRECADMCAYLEHAITRNSPFVAELAQACAAICEACAAECSKHEHDHCQKCAEACAKCAEACKNVA, from the coding sequence ATGGCACATGAACAACATGCAGAACTGATCCAGACCTTGCACGATTGCGCAGCGGCATGCAACCATTGTTTTGATGCGTGCTTACAAGAAGATGACGTAAAAATGATGGCGGGATGTATTCGTCTAGACCGAGAATGTGCGGATATGTGTGCATATCTAGAGCATGCGATTACTCGCAATTCGCCATTTGTGGCAGAACTTGCACAAGCGTGCGCAGCAATTTGTGAAGCATGCGCAGCAGAATGTTCAAAACACGAACATGATCACTGCCAGAAATGTGCAGAAGCGTGTGCAAAATGCGCAGAAGCCTGTAAAAATGTAGCCTAA
- a CDS encoding phytoene desaturase family protein, translating into MARTVLVVGAGIGGLTAGSLLAKAGWPVTLLEASSELGGCASKFKRNHYLFPVGATLGMGLESGGIHDRVFRYLGKPLTIEPLERVMEMVHPEATFVFHKDRLRHVGEVAAHFPQHSDQIHAFYKEIFHTATIVRTLMDPLPVLPPTTVKEWAFLTTSMRPKHLKLLPFFNQTLDQRLKKHGLADLKEFRQMLDGLLIDSMQTGSENVAYLLAAVALDIYHEGAYYVPGGLYRFAELMGDSLKDNGGVLKKRRTLEKLERQGEQWIATDHRGNVYEATDVILNVPIQQLPQILAPELVAKLKFPLRDGIAGETWTTMTLYLAIDSTKLQEALPRFRQISTGDGLDAGGHFFMSSSVPGDELRAPEGFQTVTISTHSRIEDWNTQEKYESSRTVLTERMLQAIEKLIPEFRASIVHMESGAPKAWERFAGRTNGLVGGFPQTLDAALFHSISHRSGLPNLYVCGDHIFPGGGTIGAAASGIHAARSVSGKRLL; encoded by the coding sequence ATGGCACGAACGGTATTAGTAGTAGGAGCTGGTATTGGCGGATTAACGGCTGGTTCGTTACTCGCAAAAGCAGGTTGGCCGGTAACGCTGTTGGAAGCTTCTTCTGAACTTGGCGGCTGCGCTAGCAAATTCAAACGCAATCACTATTTATTCCCTGTCGGTGCAACGCTCGGCATGGGGCTTGAATCCGGTGGTATCCACGACCGTGTTTTTCGCTACCTCGGCAAACCGCTGACGATTGAGCCGCTGGAACGTGTGATGGAAATGGTCCATCCCGAAGCGACTTTTGTTTTTCATAAAGATCGCTTGCGCCACGTCGGTGAAGTCGCAGCGCACTTCCCTCAACATAGCGACCAAATCCACGCATTCTACAAAGAAATTTTTCATACTGCGACCATCGTTCGTACCTTGATGGACCCGCTCCCAGTGTTGCCTCCCACAACAGTTAAAGAATGGGCGTTTTTGACAACATCTATGCGTCCAAAACACCTGAAGCTATTGCCTTTTTTCAATCAAACCTTGGATCAGCGGCTAAAAAAACATGGACTTGCTGACTTAAAAGAATTTCGCCAAATGCTTGATGGGTTGTTAATTGATAGCATGCAAACCGGTAGTGAAAATGTGGCGTATTTATTGGCTGCGGTGGCACTCGATATTTATCACGAAGGTGCATACTACGTTCCTGGTGGCTTGTATCGTTTTGCTGAATTAATGGGCGACAGCCTGAAAGACAACGGCGGTGTACTCAAAAAACGCCGTACCCTTGAAAAGTTGGAACGACAAGGCGAACAATGGATTGCGACTGATCATCGTGGCAATGTCTACGAAGCAACCGACGTTATCCTCAATGTGCCGATTCAGCAATTGCCCCAAATTTTGGCACCCGAGTTGGTAGCAAAATTGAAATTTCCGCTACGCGATGGCATTGCGGGTGAAACGTGGACGACGATGACGCTGTATTTAGCAATCGATTCGACAAAACTTCAAGAGGCCTTACCACGGTTCCGTCAAATTTCTACGGGGGATGGGCTTGACGCAGGTGGTCATTTTTTCATGTCTTCTTCTGTTCCCGGTGACGAATTACGTGCGCCCGAAGGCTTTCAGACCGTGACGATTTCTACACATTCGCGCATTGAGGACTGGAACACACAAGAAAAATACGAGTCGAGTCGAACGGTTTTGACAGAGCGTATGCTGCAAGCCATTGAGAAGCTTATTCCAGAATTCCGCGCTTCTATTGTTCATATGGAAAGTGGTGCACCAAAAGCCTGGGAACGGTTTGCAGGTCGGACCAATGGGTTAGTCGGGGGATTTCCTCAAACTTTGGATGCAGCTTTGTTTCATTCGATTTCGCATCGTTCTGGATTGCCGAATCTGTATGTCTGCGGCGATCACATTTTTCCAGGCGGTGGAACAATCGGCGCAGCGGCTAGCGGCATTCACGCTGCACGCTCGGTTTCTGGCAAACGCTTGCTATAA